Proteins encoded by one window of Ralstonia sp. RRA:
- a CDS encoding ATP-binding protein — MRPSFGITSKLFVVLFALSIVVALAMGAAVRWRFDANFLEYVNTREAERMTVLARGVEAAYAEHGNWEFLRNDRQAWFHLLRREGARARANGMGGEHLDPPPGHRFDPLPPDMDRGMPAPPDVARAGSLPSHPPGEPPPPMPRSPIWLLDAERHVIIGDGPPLGPTAKWHELRRNDLTIGWLAMPARMRVPEGADQAFLGQQLRATWIIAGLSVLLAALVAVLLARGLLAPMRRLTDAARRMADGDYATRVDVHSRDELGELAADFNHLAVSLEANQKMRRQLTADISHELRTPLAVLRGELEALEDGVRPLTATSLASLQAEVTTLSKLIDDLYELSLADVGALAFHMEALDLADTVCSAVQGFTPRLMEKGIALQLDLPSVPSQEAMVNGDPQRLRQVMQNLLENTLRYTDAGGTLRVHVHQDGQWQQIDVQDSAPGVPEAMLPRIFDRLFRADPSRSRAQGGAGLGLSLCQTIVAAHGGTIEARPSPLGGLWIIIRLPILDLLDPLADHDSDH, encoded by the coding sequence ATGCGTCCGTCTTTCGGCATTACCTCCAAGCTGTTCGTTGTGCTGTTCGCGTTGAGCATCGTCGTGGCGCTTGCCATGGGTGCGGCCGTGCGCTGGCGCTTCGACGCCAACTTTCTTGAGTACGTCAACACGCGCGAGGCAGAGCGTATGACCGTGCTCGCCCGCGGCGTTGAAGCGGCTTACGCCGAGCACGGCAACTGGGAATTCCTGCGCAACGACCGCCAGGCGTGGTTCCACCTGCTGCGCCGCGAAGGCGCTCGTGCACGTGCCAATGGCATGGGTGGCGAGCATCTCGACCCGCCGCCCGGTCACCGCTTTGATCCGCTTCCGCCCGACATGGACCGTGGCATGCCTGCGCCGCCGGATGTTGCCCGCGCCGGCAGCCTGCCTTCGCACCCGCCTGGGGAGCCTCCACCACCGATGCCGCGTTCGCCGATCTGGCTGTTGGATGCCGAGCGCCACGTCATCATTGGCGATGGGCCACCGCTGGGGCCCACCGCAAAATGGCATGAGCTCCGCCGCAACGATCTCACCATCGGCTGGCTGGCCATGCCGGCGCGCATGCGTGTGCCCGAAGGTGCAGACCAAGCCTTTCTTGGGCAGCAACTGCGTGCGACATGGATCATTGCCGGGTTGTCGGTATTGCTGGCCGCGCTGGTGGCGGTGTTGCTCGCGCGCGGGCTGCTTGCGCCAATGCGCCGGCTGACCGATGCCGCCCGCCGCATGGCCGACGGCGATTACGCCACCCGTGTCGACGTGCATTCGCGCGACGAACTTGGCGAGCTGGCGGCAGACTTCAACCACTTGGCGGTATCGCTGGAAGCCAACCAGAAAATGCGTCGCCAGCTCACCGCCGATATCTCGCACGAGCTGCGCACACCACTGGCGGTGCTGCGGGGCGAGCTGGAAGCCCTGGAAGACGGCGTGCGTCCGTTGACGGCCACGTCGCTGGCCTCGCTGCAGGCTGAGGTGACCACGCTCAGCAAACTCATTGACGACTTGTACGAGCTGTCACTGGCCGATGTGGGGGCACTGGCCTTCCATATGGAAGCGCTGGATCTGGCCGATACCGTGTGCAGTGCCGTGCAGGGCTTCACGCCGCGCCTGATGGAGAAGGGCATCGCGCTGCAGCTCGATTTGCCGAGCGTGCCTTCGCAAGAGGCCATGGTGAACGGCGACCCGCAGCGCCTGCGCCAGGTCATGCAGAATTTGCTGGAAAACACGCTGCGCTATACCGACGCGGGCGGCACGCTGCGTGTGCATGTCCACCAGGATGGCCAGTGGCAACAGATCGACGTGCAGGACAGCGCGCCGGGCGTGCCCGAAGCGATGTTGCCGCGCATCTTCGACCGGCTCTTCCGCGCCGACCCTTCACGCAGCCGCGCACAGGGCGGGGCGGGGCTGGGCCTGAGCCTGTGTCAGACCATTGTCGCCGCACACGGCGGCACCATTGAGGCCAGACCCTCGCCGCTGGGCGGGCTCTGGATCATCATCCGCCTGCCCATTCTTGATCTGCTTGATCCGCTTGCCGACCATGATTCTGATCATTGA
- a CDS encoding response regulator — MILIIEDEPKLAALTIDYLRAAHYETEWLADGTNAVQRVREAMPELVVLDLMLPGKDGLEICREVRTFSEVPIVMVTARVEEIDRLLGLELGADDYLCKPFSPRELVARIKTILRRAQRGGGLPESALVIDGAAYSATLRGQRLDLTPVEFRLLAALAGAPGRILSRANLLEQIYDDHRIVTDRTVDTHVKNLRRKMELLSPGTDMIHSVYGVGYRLDA, encoded by the coding sequence ATGATTCTGATCATTGAAGACGAACCCAAACTGGCCGCACTCACGATCGATTACCTGCGTGCCGCCCACTATGAAACCGAGTGGCTGGCCGACGGTACGAACGCGGTGCAGCGCGTGCGCGAGGCCATGCCCGAACTGGTGGTGCTCGACCTGATGCTGCCCGGAAAGGACGGCCTGGAAATCTGCCGAGAGGTGCGCACCTTCAGCGAGGTCCCCATCGTCATGGTGACCGCGCGTGTAGAAGAGATCGACCGCCTGCTCGGCCTCGAGCTCGGCGCAGATGACTACCTCTGCAAGCCCTTCAGCCCGCGCGAACTGGTGGCGCGCATCAAGACCATTCTGCGGCGCGCGCAGCGCGGCGGCGGCCTGCCTGAGAGTGCGCTCGTGATCGACGGCGCCGCGTATTCCGCCACGCTGCGGGGGCAGCGCCTGGACCTGACGCCCGTGGAGTTTCGCCTGCTCGCGGCGTTGGCCGGTGCGCCGGGGCGCATCCTCTCGCGTGCGAATCTGCTTGAACAGATCTACGACGATCATCGCATCGTGACCGATCGCACGGTCGATACGCACGTCAAGAATCTGCGCCGCAAGATGGAGCTGCTGAGCCCGGGCACCGACATGATCCACTCGGTCTACGGCGTGGGATATCGGCTCGACGCCTGA
- a CDS encoding DMT family transporter, with amino-acid sequence MSRRLEGCLYLALAMVLVGSTVAASKIIAAGLPPFTATALRFAIALPLFLIAMRVTGARWPVLSRKAWGLLFLQAAAGSVGYTTLLISGLRYASAADAGVIIGTLPVVSALIAIVVLGERPGRAVLGAIALATAGVLAIAFQPGGDAAHPLVGNVLVIGAVVCEGLFILLNKRLRTPVPPLALSTLMSMFGLLTALLPALWEAPWQLHASAQATHALAAVAYYAIVPTVGGFVLWYAGAARVSGAEAALFTALAPVAAVVFAAVLLGEVVSVRQISGITCVLAAVLSLALARSSAPVSSRPKEST; translated from the coding sequence ATGTCCAGACGCCTCGAAGGCTGCCTTTACCTCGCACTGGCGATGGTGCTGGTGGGCAGCACGGTTGCAGCCAGCAAGATCATCGCCGCCGGGCTCCCGCCATTCACCGCCACCGCGTTGCGCTTTGCGATAGCGCTGCCGCTGTTTCTCATTGCCATGCGCGTGACGGGGGCGCGCTGGCCCGTGCTTTCACGCAAGGCGTGGGGCCTGCTGTTCCTGCAGGCGGCGGCCGGCAGCGTGGGCTATACGACGCTGCTGATCTCGGGGCTTCGGTATGCGTCTGCGGCAGATGCGGGCGTCATCATCGGCACGTTGCCGGTGGTATCCGCGCTCATTGCCATTGTGGTGCTGGGTGAACGGCCAGGGCGCGCGGTATTAGGGGCAATTGCACTGGCGACGGCCGGCGTGTTGGCCATCGCGTTCCAACCAGGTGGCGACGCCGCGCATCCGCTGGTGGGAAACGTGCTGGTGATTGGCGCGGTGGTGTGCGAAGGGCTGTTCATCCTGCTCAACAAGCGGTTGCGCACACCTGTGCCGCCGCTGGCGCTATCCACCCTGATGAGCATGTTTGGCTTGCTGACGGCCTTGCTGCCCGCCTTATGGGAAGCCCCCTGGCAACTGCATGCCTCCGCCCAGGCAACGCATGCACTGGCCGCTGTTGCCTACTACGCCATCGTGCCCACCGTCGGCGGCTTTGTGCTCTGGTATGCGGGGGCCGCACGCGTGAGCGGCGCAGAGGCTGCGCTCTTCACCGCCCTCGCGCCGGTGGCCGCAGTCGTGTTCGCCGCCGTGCTGCTCGGCGAGGTGGTCAGCGTGCGGCAGATCAGCGGTATCACATGTGTGCTGGCGGCGGTATTGAGCCTCGCCTTGGCGCGTTCGTCTGCGCCGGTTTCTTCCCGACCCAAGGAATCCACCTGA
- a CDS encoding TerC family protein: MTWLADPSIWIGLFTLVVLEIVLGIDNLVFIAILVNKLPPAQRDRARMIGLGLALGMRVVLLMAMSWLIGLTKPLLTIGPVDLSGRSIILLLGGFFLLFKATSELHERLDGEPQDESHGTGHGKFWNVIAQVVILDAVFSIDSVITAVGMVNDLPVMIAAVVIAMGAMLFASRPLTNFVNAHRTVVVLCLSFLLMIGFSLVAEGLGFHIPKGYLYAAIGFSILIEFFNQVAQRNTVRYERRRPLRERTADAVLSLLGDRRGTPADTEAHETAPHADQPAPETVFRPEERSMVSGVLDLAERSVRSIMTPRHDISWVDLDADPATTRKLLLAVPHNQFPVCRGGLDDLVGVARAKDLMGDLDTRGTIDVERSVKPALKVGDNIGILRLMDKLKRARGRMMVVTDSLDVIQGVVTPIDVLEAIAGEFPDEDERLGVVEVGEGCWEVAGEADLRQLEDVLHVDWLLDEGGGATSLGGYLFNQWDRLPEVGDSLVRHDLRFVVLEAGSRRIVRVRIERMEEVTAPDAEA; encoded by the coding sequence ATGACCTGGCTTGCTGACCCGTCCATCTGGATCGGCCTGTTCACCCTGGTGGTGCTCGAGATTGTTCTCGGCATCGACAACCTCGTTTTTATCGCCATCCTCGTCAACAAGCTGCCGCCGGCGCAGCGCGATCGTGCCCGGATGATCGGCCTGGGGCTGGCGCTGGGGATGCGGGTGGTGTTGCTCATGGCCATGTCATGGCTGATCGGGCTCACCAAGCCGCTGCTGACGATCGGGCCGGTGGATCTGTCGGGGCGCTCGATCATCCTGCTGCTGGGTGGGTTCTTCCTGCTGTTCAAGGCTACGTCCGAGCTGCACGAGCGCCTGGATGGCGAGCCGCAGGACGAGAGCCACGGCACCGGCCACGGCAAGTTCTGGAACGTGATCGCGCAGGTGGTGATCCTGGATGCGGTGTTCTCCATCGACTCCGTCATCACTGCGGTGGGCATGGTCAACGACCTGCCGGTGATGATTGCCGCCGTGGTGATCGCCATGGGTGCCATGCTGTTTGCGTCGCGTCCGCTGACGAACTTCGTCAACGCGCATCGCACCGTGGTGGTGCTGTGCCTGAGCTTCCTGCTGATGATCGGTTTCAGCCTGGTGGCGGAAGGGCTGGGCTTCCATATTCCGAAGGGCTATCTGTATGCGGCCATCGGTTTCTCGATCCTGATCGAGTTTTTCAACCAGGTGGCCCAACGCAATACCGTGCGCTACGAGCGCCGCCGTCCGCTGCGTGAGCGCACCGCCGACGCCGTGCTAAGCCTGCTGGGCGATCGCCGCGGTACCCCTGCCGATACCGAGGCCCACGAAACCGCGCCCCATGCGGACCAGCCCGCGCCCGAGACGGTGTTCCGCCCCGAAGAGCGCAGCATGGTCAGCGGCGTGCTGGATCTGGCAGAACGCTCCGTGCGTTCGATCATGACGCCGCGCCACGACATCTCGTGGGTGGACCTGGATGCCGATCCGGCAACCACGCGCAAGTTGTTGCTGGCGGTACCGCACAACCAGTTTCCGGTCTGCCGCGGCGGGCTGGATGACCTGGTGGGCGTGGCACGCGCCAAGGACTTGATGGGCGATCTCGATACGCGCGGCACCATCGACGTGGAACGCTCGGTGAAGCCCGCGCTCAAGGTGGGGGACAACATCGGCATCCTGCGTCTGATGGACAAACTCAAGCGCGCGCGCGGACGCATGATGGTGGTGACCGATTCACTGGACGTGATACAGGGCGTGGTCACCCCCATCGACGTCCTCGAAGCCATTGCCGGCGAGTTTCCCGATGAGGACGAGCGTCTGGGCGTGGTTGAAGTGGGCGAAGGCTGTTGGGAGGTTGCTGGCGAGGCTGATCTGCGCCAGCTCGAAGACGTATTGCACGTCGACTGGCTGCTCGACGAAGGCGGCGGTGCCACGAGCCTGGGCGGCTACCTGTTCAACCAGTGGGATCGCCTGCCTGAGGTGGGCGACTCGCTGGTGCGCCACGATTTGCGCTTCGTCGTGCTGGAAGCCGGCAGCCGCCGCATCGTGCGCGTGCGCATCGAGCGCATGGAGGAGGTGACGGCGCCCGACGCCGAAGCCTAA
- a CDS encoding phenylalanine--tRNA ligase beta subunit-related protein, which translates to MHFIHAPQIWQDFPELVPGVLSVEGVRQDASVDAEIARLQATARARLAGTPEGELPEIQAWRRAFSRMGLKPTQYRCAAESLLRRFRKDDALPQLHPLIDICNAGSLAFAIPVAVFDATAIDGHLTVRRATGDERYLTFAGEIEQPDVDEVIFADGANHAHARRWCHRQSGDSAVRADTSSALIVAEGMHANAAADVRALLETLAATLTAAGMRVSAPRLLSAAAPEYVA; encoded by the coding sequence ATGCACTTCATTCATGCCCCACAGATCTGGCAAGACTTTCCCGAACTCGTGCCCGGCGTGCTGTCCGTCGAGGGTGTCCGACAGGATGCGAGCGTCGATGCGGAGATTGCCCGGCTGCAGGCAACCGCGCGCGCTCGGTTGGCAGGCACACCGGAAGGCGAATTGCCCGAAATCCAGGCGTGGCGACGCGCGTTCTCACGCATGGGCCTGAAACCCACGCAATACCGCTGCGCTGCGGAATCGCTCTTGCGGCGCTTCAGGAAGGACGACGCGCTACCGCAACTACATCCGCTGATCGACATCTGCAACGCGGGCTCGCTCGCGTTTGCGATTCCGGTGGCGGTGTTCGATGCAACGGCCATCGACGGGCATCTGACCGTCCGCCGCGCCACTGGCGACGAGCGCTATCTGACCTTCGCCGGCGAAATCGAGCAGCCCGATGTGGATGAGGTGATCTTTGCCGATGGCGCCAACCATGCGCATGCGCGCCGCTGGTGCCACCGCCAGAGCGGCGATTCGGCTGTCCGCGCAGACACATCGAGCGCGTTGATCGTGGCGGAAGGCATGCACGCAAACGCAGCGGCAGACGTGCGCGCGCTGCTGGAAACGCTGGCGGCAACACTGACGGCTGCCGGGATGCGGGTCTCGGCGCCCCGCCTGCTGAGTGCGGCGGCGCCGGAATACGTGGCTTAG
- a CDS encoding AraC family transcriptional regulator has translation MHGVEAVAADSGHTFPRHTHEQFGIGIVDRGAQKSFSGRGMVEAGAGDVIMVNPAEVHDGTPIGDAGRAWRMLYFDPGTVGALAHDLLIGNDNAEFDRPVAHDVNLARRVHLLFGQMTAPAAQCDALLREQLLLSVLADALHTANSHADDAPDAIRIARMRIDDDPAAAVSLLDLAQETGLSRFQVLRGFARVTGLTPHAYQLQRRVALARRLIAQGLPLAETAAACGFADQSHMTRQFVRKYGVSPGMVAAAR, from the coding sequence ATGCACGGCGTGGAGGCCGTTGCCGCCGACTCCGGCCACACATTCCCGCGCCACACGCACGAGCAGTTCGGCATTGGCATTGTCGACCGGGGTGCACAGAAGTCATTCAGCGGGCGCGGCATGGTGGAAGCCGGTGCAGGCGACGTCATCATGGTCAACCCGGCCGAGGTGCACGACGGTACCCCGATTGGCGATGCGGGCCGTGCCTGGCGCATGCTGTACTTCGACCCGGGCACGGTCGGCGCGCTTGCGCATGATCTCCTGATCGGCAACGACAATGCCGAATTCGACCGCCCAGTCGCGCACGACGTCAACTTGGCACGGCGTGTGCACCTGTTGTTCGGGCAAATGACGGCACCCGCCGCACAATGCGATGCACTGCTGCGCGAGCAGTTGCTGCTATCGGTGCTGGCCGATGCGCTGCATACCGCCAACAGCCACGCCGACGATGCCCCCGACGCCATCCGCATCGCGCGCATGCGCATTGACGATGACCCGGCCGCCGCGGTCTCCCTGCTCGATCTTGCCCAAGAGACCGGTCTCAGCCGCTTTCAGGTGTTGCGCGGCTTTGCGCGTGTCACGGGCCTCACGCCGCATGCCTATCAATTGCAGCGGCGCGTTGCTCTCGCGCGCCGTTTGATCGCCCAGGGGCTACCGCTGGCAGAGACCGCCGCGGCCTGCGGTTTTGCCGACCAAAGTCACATGACCCGCCAGTTCGTGCGCAAGTACGGCGTATCGCCGGGCATGGTGGCGGCGGCGCGGTAA